The proteins below come from a single Myripristis murdjan chromosome 10, fMyrMur1.1, whole genome shotgun sequence genomic window:
- the clic2 gene encoding chloride intracellular channel protein 2 gives MALRQNSDKDPSIELFIKAGHDGENVGNCPFCQRLFMVLWLKGVKFTVTTVDMRKKPAELKDLAPGTNPPFLLYNGTLKTDFIKIEEFLEQTLAPPRYPHLSPLNKESFDVGADIFAKFSAFIKNSPNNSFHEKNLLREFKRLDDYLNSPLPEEVDHNSRESIGVSTRKFLDGNRLTLADCNLLPKLHVIKVASKKYCDFDIPAQFTGVWRYLQNAYEREEFSQTCPANIEIEKAYFTVANKRK, from the exons ATGGCACTGCGACAGAACTCCGACAAAGACCCAAGCATTGAGCTTTTCATTAAG gcCGGGCATGATGGTGAGAACGTGGGGAACTGCCCCTTCTGCCAAAGGCTCTTTATGGTGCTGTGGCTGAAAGGAGTCAAGTTCACAGTGACCACTGTTGACATGAGGAA GAAACCAGCAGAGCTCAAGGACCTGGCCCCAGGGACCaaccctcctttcctcctctatAACGGCACCCTCAAAACGGACTTTATAAAAATCGAGGAGTTTCTTGAACAAACACTGGCCCCTCCCAG GTATCCTCACCTCAGCCCGCTTAATAAAGAGTCCTTTGATGTGGGTGCTGACATTTTTGCGAAGTTCTCCGCTTTCATCAAGAACAGCCCCAACAACAGCT TCCATGAGAAAAACCTGCTGCGGGAGTTCAAACGGCTGGACGACTACCTGAACTCCCCACTGCCTGAGGAGGTAGATCACAACTCCAGAGAAAGCATTGGCGTCTCCACGAGGAAGTTCCTGGATGGCAACCGCCTCACCTTGGCCGACTGCAACCTGCTGCCCAAACTGCATGTTATCAAG GTCGCTTCCAAGAAATACTGCGACTTTGACATCCCGGCTCAGTTCACAGGGGTGTGGCGGTACCTCCAAAACGCCTACGAGAGAGAGGAGTTCAGCCAGACGTGTCCCGCCAACATCGAGATCGAGAAGGCTTACTTCACTGTGGCCAACAAGAGGAAATAA
- the LOC115366163 gene encoding protein eva-1 homolog C isoform X1, giving the protein MTIPWSFCMPICLLCQLLALNTHTAHSAPDFSAYLHTILRNHTAHACEGDTLIIRCPSRTSVAVLSAFYGRRVPNQHLCPSANTNMTADEDTECASPVVIEKVLSECQDRRSCHIPVISPVFGQDPCPLTTKYLLVSYKCRPEHHRTRLVCENERLKLTCKNDTVLAIYSATFGHLLHGSPNCPQETAPHSDMECLSPSALRKVSRRCHGRANCSVLADTQTFGDPCFPGTRKHLRVSFTCVPRYLLEDVGRGSTDPFMISDYTHGGWYTGPIYRPQNVLLTNSLEIIEKILGLPEKVALYFVSGICAGLVFLLCLFGLRSTFMRDVKDLVSDLGDELKASRRQRKDMMEDLYDGDISDTSSFRRLTQSYRTADIFSPSTMTVEMVEREAEQTTDVANGDIWPHRDSSPYAIHKIKAYNT; this is encoded by the exons ATGACGATCCCATGGAGTTTCTGCATGCCTATCTGTCTCCTGTGTCAGCTTCTggctctgaacacacacactgcacattctGCTCCAGATTTCTCTG CATACCTTCACACTATCCTGAGGAACCACACTGCCCATGCCTGTGAAGGGGACACCCTCATCATCAGGTGTCCCTCCAGGACCTCCGTGGCCGTCCTGTCAGCCTTCTATGGACGACGTGTACCAAATCAGCATTTGTGTCCCTCTGCTAACACAAACATGACCGCGGATGAAGATACTGAATGTGCTTCCCCGGTTGTTATTGAG AAAGTGCTGTCTGAGTGTCAGGATAGGCGGTCTTGTCACATTCCTGTTATTAGTCCAGTGTTTGGACAAGACCCCTGCCCACTCACCACCAAATACCTTCTAGTTTCCTACAAGTGCAGACCAG AGCACCACCGTACAAGGCTGGTGTGTGAAAATGAGCGTCTGAAGCTGACGTGTAAAAACGACACAGTGCTCGCTATCTACTCGGCCACGTTTGGACATCTGCTGCACGGCAGCCCCAACTGTCCCCAGGAAACTGCGCCACACTCTGACATGG AGTGTCTGTCGCCCTCGGCCCTGAGGAAAGTGTCCCGCAGGTGCCACGGCAGGGCCAACTGCTCAGTGCTGGCCGACACCCAGACCTTCGGGGACCCCTGCTTCCCGGGGACCAGGAAACACCTGCGAGTGTCGTTCACTTGTG TGCCCCGATACCTTCTGGAAGATGTGGGTCGCGGGTCGACGGATCCTTTCATGATCTCAGACTACACACACG GTGGATGGTACACTGGCCCCATCTACAGGCCTCAAAACGTGCTCTTAACCAACTCTCTGGAGATCATTGAAAAAATATTGG GCCTCCCAGAGAAAGTGGCCCTGTACTTTGTCTCTGGCATCTGCGCCGGCCTGGTGTTCCTGCTCTGTCTGTTCGGCCTGCGCTCCACATTCATGAGGGACGTGAAGGATCTGGTTTCTGACCTGGGCGACGAGCTGAAGGCCTCTCGAAGGCAACGCAAGGACATGATGGAGGACCTGTACGACGGCGACATCTCAGACACGTCCTCCTTCCGCCGTCTCACACAGTCCTACCGCACGGCAGACATCTTCAGTCCCTCCACCATGACAGTGGAGATGGTGGAGCGCGAGGCGGAGCAGACGACGGATGTGGCCAATGGAGACATCTGGCCGCACCGAGACTCCAGCCCTTACGCCATCCACAAGATCAAAGCCTACAACACCTGA
- the LOC115366163 gene encoding protein eva-1 homolog C isoform X2: MTIPWSFCMPICLLCQLLALNTHTAHSAPDFSAYLHTILRNHTAHACEGDTLIIRCPSRTSVAVLSAFYGRRVPNQHLCPSANTNMTADEDTECASPVVIEKVLSECQDRRSCHIPVISPVFGQDPCPLTTKYLLVSYKCRPEHHRTRLVCENERLKLTCKNDTVLAIYSATFGHLLHGSPNCPQETAPHSDMECLSPSALRKVSRRCHGRANCSVLADTQTFGDPCFPGTRKHLRVSFTCVPRYLLEDVGRGSTDPFMISDYTHGLPEKVALYFVSGICAGLVFLLCLFGLRSTFMRDVKDLVSDLGDELKASRRQRKDMMEDLYDGDISDTSSFRRLTQSYRTADIFSPSTMTVEMVEREAEQTTDVANGDIWPHRDSSPYAIHKIKAYNT, encoded by the exons ATGACGATCCCATGGAGTTTCTGCATGCCTATCTGTCTCCTGTGTCAGCTTCTggctctgaacacacacactgcacattctGCTCCAGATTTCTCTG CATACCTTCACACTATCCTGAGGAACCACACTGCCCATGCCTGTGAAGGGGACACCCTCATCATCAGGTGTCCCTCCAGGACCTCCGTGGCCGTCCTGTCAGCCTTCTATGGACGACGTGTACCAAATCAGCATTTGTGTCCCTCTGCTAACACAAACATGACCGCGGATGAAGATACTGAATGTGCTTCCCCGGTTGTTATTGAG AAAGTGCTGTCTGAGTGTCAGGATAGGCGGTCTTGTCACATTCCTGTTATTAGTCCAGTGTTTGGACAAGACCCCTGCCCACTCACCACCAAATACCTTCTAGTTTCCTACAAGTGCAGACCAG AGCACCACCGTACAAGGCTGGTGTGTGAAAATGAGCGTCTGAAGCTGACGTGTAAAAACGACACAGTGCTCGCTATCTACTCGGCCACGTTTGGACATCTGCTGCACGGCAGCCCCAACTGTCCCCAGGAAACTGCGCCACACTCTGACATGG AGTGTCTGTCGCCCTCGGCCCTGAGGAAAGTGTCCCGCAGGTGCCACGGCAGGGCCAACTGCTCAGTGCTGGCCGACACCCAGACCTTCGGGGACCCCTGCTTCCCGGGGACCAGGAAACACCTGCGAGTGTCGTTCACTTGTG TGCCCCGATACCTTCTGGAAGATGTGGGTCGCGGGTCGACGGATCCTTTCATGATCTCAGACTACACACACG GCCTCCCAGAGAAAGTGGCCCTGTACTTTGTCTCTGGCATCTGCGCCGGCCTGGTGTTCCTGCTCTGTCTGTTCGGCCTGCGCTCCACATTCATGAGGGACGTGAAGGATCTGGTTTCTGACCTGGGCGACGAGCTGAAGGCCTCTCGAAGGCAACGCAAGGACATGATGGAGGACCTGTACGACGGCGACATCTCAGACACGTCCTCCTTCCGCCGTCTCACACAGTCCTACCGCACGGCAGACATCTTCAGTCCCTCCACCATGACAGTGGAGATGGTGGAGCGCGAGGCGGAGCAGACGACGGATGTGGCCAATGGAGACATCTGGCCGCACCGAGACTCCAGCCCTTACGCCATCCACAAGATCAAAGCCTACAACACCTGA